The genomic region TGCACAAATCTCCCAAAACAATGTCACTAGTTATTTTCAGCAAATACCAAAAAATTGGAAACTAACTATCGGCGCACTTCAGGATCAGCTATTTGACGCAGATTATGATCGGGTTATTTTGGACATGCTTTCCCCATGGGATTGTGTTGAGACTGCGTCAAAAGCATTAGTACCTGGGGGAGTGCTACTTAGCTACGTAGCAACTACCACGCAGCTATCAAAAATTGCTGAAGCAATTAAAGACTCTGGAAATTTTACAGAGCCGGAATCCTCAGAAACTATTGTTAGAGGATGGCATCACGAAGGTTTAGCAGTTCGGCCTCAACACAGGATGATTGGGCACACTGGTTTTCTTATTTTCGCCCGGCGAATGGCCCCAGGTGTTGCAGTATTACCAAGGAGACGTAGACCTTCTAAGGGTTCCTATGGGGTTACTGAATAATTAAATTACAGATACAAGATCTACAACAAAGATTAAAGTTTCATTCGGTGCAATTCCACCGGCAGAACCCTGTGCTCCGTAACCAAGATCAGGTGGGATAACTAATAATCTTCGCCCACCCTCTTTCATTCCTGGTATTCCTTGTTGCCAACCAGCAATAACACCACTTAGTGGAAATGTTGCAGTCTGTCCGCGATCCCAAGATGACTCAACCACTTGTCCGGTTCCCCAAGCCATTAATGTGTAATGAACTTCAAGAGTTGAAGTTGCAATAGCTTCTTTGCCACTTCCAATAAAGATATCCTCTGAAAGCAAGGTTGCTGGAGCTTGACCAGATGGCGCAGTGATGCTCGGTTTGCTTCCTTTAGTACCACCTACTTTTGGAAGAGCTGATGGTGATTGTCCTTGATTGGTCATTGAATCCACGCCTCCGTCGGTTGAGCAGGCAGTAATTAGAAAAATAGGAAGAATCGCTAGAGCTAATTTATGGGTTTTTCGCACATGTAATCTTAGCAAAGATTTTACTTATCGCTAACCTAAGACCATGAGCGCCCAAAAAACAGAGCGATTAATAAATTTAACCTTGGCCTTACTTGCTACAAAGCGCTATCTGACCAAGTCTGAGATTTTTAAAGCCGTCGCAGGTTACAGCGGCTCACCAGAAACTATGGAAAGAATGTTTGAACGAGATAAGGATGAGCTTAGAAGCTTAGGAATTGAAATTGAAGTTAAGGGAATAGATCCGCTTTTTGAAGATGAACAAGGATATTTAATTAGAAGTGAAACATTTCAACTTAGTGAGAATGAATTTAGTAAAGAAGAGTTACTTTATTTAACTATGGCAGCAAATTTATGGCATGACTCAGCTCTTGGGGGTGATTCCAAGGCGGCCCTTCTTAAAATTCAGTCTTTAAGTGGCCCGATCGAAAGTGATGCTGTAAATACACCAGCCGTTAGAGATAGTGAAAGTGCTGCGCTTCTTTCATCAGCTTTTGAGGCAGTTGATACTGAGCAACTAATAAAATTTGGCTACAAAGGCAAAGAGCGTACCGCTCAACCATTTGGACTTTATACGAGAGATGGATTTTGGTATTTAGTTGCCCGTGAAGAGGCTGAAATAAAGTCATTTAAATTATTGCGTATCGAAGGAAAAATAGTTAAAGAAGGTAAAGCTGGTTCTTTTAAGAAACCACCTGAATTTGATTTAATCAAGTTTTTATCAAACTCTAGGTCTGAACAAGAAATGCAGGCGCAGGTTTTAGTAAGAAAAGAGCAGGTTCATGTTTTACGAAGTAAATACTCGACTAAAGAAATTAATGAAGAGTGGGATTTAATGTTAATTCCATATATTTACGAACAAGAGATTATTGAAACTATTTTATGGTATGGAACAAATATTATTGTGGACAGTCCGGCTAGTCTGCGAAGTGAAGTTATATCAAGGCTTAAGGTGATTGCAAATGGTTGATAATGCAGCAAATCGCGCTTTGCGCACAATGGATTTGATCCCATATATTTTAGAAAATCCCGGAGTGTCAATTATAAAACTTGCTAAGCAATTCTCTGTTACCGAAAAGCAGATTGAAAGTGATTTACAGCTTGTGTTTATGTGTGGACTGCCAGGCTATACGCCATATGAGTTAATAGATTTAATCTTTGAAGACGGAGTAGTCTCAATAATTGATCCACAGGTACTTGATAAGCCAAGGCGTTTTACTAAAAGTGAATTAGTTGTAATAGCACTTGGCTTACAGTTATTAGGTGAACTAAGTGCTTCTGATAGTGCAAGGTTAAGTAAGATCAAATTGCTGTCAAATAAAATCACCCAACTTGGGGGTAGTAATTCGATTATTTTTGCCCCAAGTAGTAGTAAGTCACCTTTTGTGGAAGTAATATCAAAGGCAATAACTAATAAAAAGAGCTTAACTATGCAGTATCAATCATTAGTTAAAGATGAAGTTAGTATAAGAACGGTTTTCCCTCATAATCTTTATTTTATGAATGGAAATCTATATTTATCAGCTATGGATTTAGCCGCCAAGGCTGATCGGGTATTTAAAGTGGAATTGATTAAGACCTGTGAGGTTGGGGATGATATTAGTAGTGAGGTTGTTAATGATAGTAATTCAACTCTAGAGGTAGTTTTGGATGTGCAGAAAACCTATAAAAATTTTATCGAGCGAAACTCTTCAATTATCACTGCTGTCGAAGAACAAAAGAATTGTTTTAGAGTTCACTTAAAGTTGAGCAATTTAGAATGGCTTAAACGCAGTATTCTCAGTAATTCACCTGGAATTAAGGTGATTTCGCCATCTTTATTAGCCAAAGAGGTAGCTACGTTGGCGACCTCTCTTCTAGCCTCATACCAGGCAGTGAAACCAATCTAGGGTAGTATTTCGGTATGAACGCACTTAAGCCATGGCATCTAGTTGTTTTAGCAGTTGTTTTCTTAGTTCTATTTGGAGCAAAGCGACTACCAGATTCTGCAAGGTCATTAGGTAGATCACTGCGGATCTTTAAGAGTGAAGTCCAGGAGTTGAACAAAGATGATTCTGACGGAGACAAAAAAACAAACCCAAACTCTGATAACTAGGTTTCATGAGTAATCGCCGTGGCGGCAAAATGCCACTGCTTGATCATCTTCGCGAGTTTCGTACTCGGTTAATAAAATCTTCTCTAGCTGTTGTATCTGGTGCCGCTATCGGATGGTTTTTGTATCAACCAATTATTAGATTATTAACATTGCCATTCTGTGACTTAGGCAGCTCATCTTCACCAACTACAGGTCAATGCGGTGATCTTTATGTTAATGGAATTCTGGGTCCGTTTAACCTACATGTAAAAATTGCACTTTTATCTGGAATCATATTTGCTGCTCCAATCTGGATTTATCAGCTTTGGGCATTTATTACTCCTGCTTTACATAAAACAGAGCGAAGAGTTACATTAGCATTTGCAGCAGTTGCCACACCACTATTCGCTAGTGGTTCATATTTAGCTTATTTAATATTGCCACACGCAGTCGACGTACTACTTGGTTTTACGCCAAATAATCTGGGAAATTTAGTGCGCTTTGATGAATATCTAGATTTTGTATTGCGATTGATTTTAATATTTGGAATCGCATTTATACTCCCGTTATTTTTAGTTGCTTTAAATTTACTAGGAGTAGTATCAGGTCAAGCGATACTCAAGCCCTGGCGTGTAGCAGTATTTCTTTGCTTTCTGTTTACCGCAATATTTACTCCAACTCCAGACCCAATAACCATGACCTTATTAGCAATCCCACTTTGCTTGCTCTACTTTGCTAGTGGCTTATTTGCACTACTTATTGATCGCCGCCGTAGTAGTAGTAAAACTGACTTAGGTACAAGCGCATCACCAATTGATAAGCCTGAAAAAATCTAAAATGTGGCTTCTTGTTGCAAATGAAACTGCAGGGAAAGGAAAGGCGCTTCAATTAGCTAATCAGTTTACTGATTTATTGAGCCAAGCAAATCAGGAATTTACGTTAATAAATGAAAAAAGTTACGAGAAAACCATTGAAAAATTAAAAGCGGAACTATCTACTAACTTCTACAGTAAATTGATCGCAGTTGGAGGAGATGGCTTAGTAAATCTTTGCCTTCAGCACCTTGCCCAGTCAGGCCTTACTCTTGGGGTAATTCCAGCCGGTACGGGAAATGATTTTGCTAGGGCCGTTGGTTTAAATAAAATGAGCATGAATGAATTATTTAATCTTTTTACAAGAACAGATCCCATAAAAATTGATTTAGGTCATGTTAAATCAAGCACAGCTGAGAAGTGGTTTGTTCAAGTATTAAGTACTGGTTTTGATGCAGAAGTTAATTCTCGAGCAAATAAAATTAAATGGCCTAGGGGTAAATCCAAATACACAATTTCTACAGTAAGAACTCTTGCAAGATTTAAGCCTATTAATTATAAGATAGATATAGATTCAAGAAAATTTGATCAGTCTGCCATGTTATTCACAATTGCAAATGGTGAAACATATGGTGGGGGAATGAGGATCTGTCCTGGTGCATCAAACTCAGACGGTTTTTTTGAAATACTTTTAGTAAGGCCAGTTTCGAGATTTGTTTTACTTACTATTTTCCCAAAGGTATTTAAAGGCAATCACATCCCGCACCAAAAAATTGATACATACCGAGCTAAGGTAGTAACAATTTCAGCACCCACATCTGCTTATGCAGATGGCGAGTATGTTGCTCATTTACCAATAACTGTGACTAATGTTGGCAATGCACTATCTACTTGGCTTGCGCCATGACCTTAACTCCATCTCAAAATTATGCTAGAACTAAATCATTAGGAAAATTTCCTAAGACACGAAAATTTGCTGAATCTTTTCCATTTGAGCTTGATCCGTTTCAGGTTGAGGCTTGTCACGCATTAGAGAGCGGAAAAGGTGTTTTAGTTGCTGCCCCAACCGGAGCTGGTAAAACGATAGTTGGGGAATTTGCTGTTGATTTAGTTATTGGCTCTGGCGGAAAATGTTTTTATACAACACCCATAAAAGCGTTATCTAATCAAAAATTTGCTGAATTAACAGAAAAATATGGCGAATCAAAAGTGGGCTTATTAACTGGTGATACTTCAATAAATTCAGAGGCACAAATTGTGATTATGACGACTGAAGTCTTAAGAAACATGATTTATGCAAATTCATCGACAATAAATGAACTCAAATATGTTGTTATGGATGAGGTGCACTATCTAGCAGATAAGTTTCGTGGTGCGGTATGGGAGGAGATTCTTATTCATCTTTCCGATGCGGTTCAAGTAATTTCACTTTCGGCTACAGTTTCAAATGCCGAGGAATTTGGCGAGTGGTTACAAACAGTACGAGGTGATACTGAGGTAATTGTTAGTGAAATAAGACCAGTTCCTTTATATCAGCATGTTTTGTTTGGTAACCGGCTACTTGATCTATTTGGTGAAAACCTTAAACTCAATCCAGAGTTGACCAGATTAGAGAGAGATTCTTATCGCCAAGTTAGAGGCAATTGGCGAGATAAACCAAAGGGTCCGAAACCGTTAACCCGCTCTGAAATTGTTGAAAAGTTGGACCGGGAAGGCTTACTACCTGCAATTACTTTTATATTCTCTAGAAACAATTGTGATGCTGCAGTTAGACAATGTCTTGCAGCTGGTCTTCGATTAACTAATTCACAGGAAAAAACTGAAATTAGATCTGTTATTTCTCGTAATATGAAAAATCTGGCGGAAGAGGATTTAGTTGTTCTTGGATATTATGAATGGGCAGATGCACTTGAACGCGGAATTGCTGCACACCATGCGGGATTACTCCCGGCATTTAAAGTTACCGTTGAAGAATTATTTCAAAGAGGTTTAGTAAAAGCAGTATTTGCCACAGAAACCTTAGCTCTTGGAATTAATATGCCAGCAAGAACAGTTGTTTTAGAGAAGCTAAGTAAATGGAATGGTGAAGGTCATGTAGCAGTCTCACCTGGGGAATACACCCAGCTAACTGGCCGAGCAGGCCGTCGTGGTATTGATATTGAAGGAAATGCTGTAATTCTTTGGAGTAATGATTTAGATTCAACATCTGTTGGCGGTCTTGCATCGACTCGTACCTATCCGTTAAAAAGTTCCTTTAAACCTACATATAACATGAGTATAAATTTGATATCTCAATTTGGATCAGAGCGAGCTAGAACTTCCTTGGAATCTTCACTTGCTCAGTTTCAAGCTGATAAGGCTGTCGTTGGGTTAGCAAAGCAAATTCGAAAAAATGAGAGTGTAAGAGATGGTTTATATTCAGAAGCAAAGTGTCATCTAGGTAATTTTATGGAGTATGCCCAGATGCGTGGGGACATTAAGAAATTAGAGACTGATAGTAAGCGAAGCAAACGCAAACGTGCTGAAATAGAGGAAGAAATTGGTGCGATCCGTAAGCGAATGAAAAATCATATATGCCATACATGTCCTGATCGTGAAAATCATTCTAGGATTACTGAGCGAGCACAGCGACTACAGCGTGAAATCGACGGATTAACTGAACGAATTAATACTCGAACAAATGTGATTGCAAAAAGGTTTGACAGGATTAAAGTCATACTAGATAAGTTTGGTTATATAAATAATGATGCTATTGCAAAATCTGGAAAGATGCTTGCAAAGATTTATGGCGAAACTGATTTGCTAATTGCTGAGTCAATTCAATCTGGAGTCTTTAACAATCTATCACCAGCAGATTTAGTTTCAGTTATATCATCTTGCATATACGAGTCTCGAAATGAGGAGGCGGCAAAAGTGCCAAGGGGTGATATTCAAATCGCTTTGGCAGCTATTTCTAAGATATATTCAAAAATTCATGATGCCGAAAGTGATTTAAACCTAGAACCTATGCGGGCGCCAGATTTTGGGTTTTGTTGGGCTTCTCATAAGTGGGCGAGTGGCCAGTCTTTAACTTCTATTTTAAAAGGAACTGATTTAACTGTTGGCGATTTTGTAAGATCTATGAAGCAAATAATTGATTTACTCAGACAATTACGTTCTGCTGCACCCGAACTTCAAATAATTATTGATCAGGCACTAACCAAAATTGACCGCGGTGTTATTGCCTACGCTGGAGCAGCAGTATGACTCTAATGCTGTTAGATAGTGCCTCACTTTGGTATCGTGCATATTTCGGGATGCCAGACACTTTAGTTTCTCCAACTGGGCAACCAGTAAATGCAATTCGTGGATATTTAGATATGACCTCGCGACTACTAGTTAAATACCAACCAAATCGAATAGTTGCATGTTTAGAGGGTGACTGGCGCCCATCTTGGAGAGTTGAATTATTTCCAGATTATAAACTTAATCGATTAGATGAAGAAGGAGCCGAGGAAGAACCAGATACTTTAGGGTCGCAAATTCCAATATTGTTAGATGTTTTAGACGCACTCGGAATTCCATTGCTAGGTGTTGATGATTATGAAGCAGATGATTTAATGGCTACGTTTAGCGTGAAGCAGCCTGGTCCAGTAAGAATTGTTACCGGTGACCGCGATCTTTTTCAACTAGCTGATGATAAGCGCGATGTAAAAATTGTTTACTTAGCAAAGGGAATATCTAACCATGATTTAGTGGATTTAAAATGGATACAAGATAAATACCAAATTCCAGGAGATCGATATGCATTATTTGCAATGATTCGAGGTGACTCATCTGATGGGCTACCTGGTATAAAAGGAATTGGTGAGAAGGGTGCAATGGTGATTGCTAATCTTTTCAAAACAATGCCTGAAGTAATGCAAGCAGCAGCCGGTGCAGATGAAAGATTAAGTGCGAATATAAGAAAGAAATTACTCGAAAGTAGTCAATATGCTGCCATCGCACCAAAATTAGTAGGTTGTGCATTAGATGTTGCAATTCCAGAAATGGAGATATCAATGCCTATAAAGCCAAAATCTCTCGAAAAAATAATAAAACTAAAAGATGAGTTTGGTCTTGGTGCCAGTATTGATCGCATAATGAGTGCACTTAACTGGGTTTAGAATGAATTACTTATACGCCGGCCTTGCAGGGCTGATATCATCGACAGCTTTTGCGCCGTTATCTTTTTGGCCTTCTGCATTTATTGGGCTAACGGTCTGGTATTTTCTTCTAATTAAGTTGCGTTTAAGAAGCAGAATATATATTTCATATGTTTTTGGATTAGGCATTCTCTTGCCAGTTCAGCATTGGACCGGCATATATGTTGGCAATATTCCTTGGCTAATACTTTGTTTTGCTCAGGCGTTTATCTTCACGCTCCCGGCTTTTTTTGTTGGCAAGCGTAAAAAATTTAACCAAATAGCATTTGCTTGCTCATTTGTAGCTGTTGAATTACTTCTCCGAACTATCCCTTTTACTGGATTTGGATGGTCACGGCTAAGTTTTACCCAAGTCGATGGTCCATTGCAATTTTTATACTCTAGCGGCGGTGTGGTGCTAGTTGCATTTTTTATTGCTCTGATTAGCTCAGCAAAGTCAGTATTAAGCCTTGCAATTATTTCAGTTGTTATCGCAGGACTTTCCTTCCTTCCACGGATTGAAACTACAAATGAGAAAAGCTCTGTGGCATTAATTCAAGGGGGAGTGGTAAATCTTGGATTAGATTTTAATTCGAAACCTAAGGAGGTTTTTCTTAGGCACCTAAAACAAACTTCTGATTCAGTTAAAGTCGGGCAGGTTGATCTAGTAATTTGGCCAGAAAATGCTGTAGATATTGATGTTAATAGAAATTCAGAGGTTAAGAACCTAATTAGTGAAAAATCAGCTTTCTTAGCAACGCCAATATTAGTTGGTGGAGTCACAAGGTCTGGAAATAACCTCTTTAATCAATCATTTCTATTCGATTCCGAGATTAAGCAGAGGTATACAAAGCGCTATTTAACGCCATTTGGTGAATATTTACCATTAAGAGTTATGGCTAATAAAATTTCGAAGTATGCCAATAAAATAACAGATTTTAAAGCCGGGGATAGAGATACGAATTTTATAATTAATGACGCCACATTTCAGACCTTGATTTGTTATGAACTTATAAATGATTCTTTCCGTGATCAAATTAGTTCCAATTTTCTTATTATACAAACAAATAATGCAACTTTTGGAGACACCGCTCAACTAGATCAACAATTAAACATTGCTCGAGTGAGAGCAATTGAGACTGGTCGATTTATTGCATATGTCTCAACTACTGGAACTACCTCATTTATTGATAATCGCGGAAAAGTAGTAAAGCAACTGCCAAAATTTAAGTCCGCAACACTATTTGGTGAACTAAATCATGTAAAAGGTCAAACTGCTACACAATTTCTTGGTAAGTATTTTGAGTATCTGGCAGGAGCTTTTCTCTTATTAATTGTTTTATATAGAAAAAAGGGGAGTAGATGAAAAATGTTTTAGTTATCATCCCTACATATAACGAGTCAGAGAATATTACTGCTTTACTGTCCCTTCTAGACAGGGTTCGAAATGAACTTAGTAGTAGGTATAAAATTGATATATTAATTGTTGATGATAATTCTCCAGATAAAACTATAGATACTGCTCGATCTATAAATATCGAAAACATATCGATACTCAGCAGATCGATGAAAGGTGGTATTGGACCAGCTTACTTGGCAGGTTTTGATCTTGGCTTAAAAAATGATTATCAGTATTTTGTTCAAATGGATGCAGATTTAAGCCATATGCCAGAGCAACTAGAGAAGCTACTTGCAGTAGCATCAAGTAAAAGTTTAGTAATTGGAACTCGTTGGATGCCAGGTGGGTCAGTTGTTAATTGGCCATTTCATCGCCGCTTTATCTCCAAACTTGGCACTAAGTACGCTTCATTTGTTCTTAATCTTAGGTATAAAGACTTAACCTCAGGTTATCGAATAGTGCCCCGGCAGCTTTTAGAAATACTTAATCTCAATAGTATTGAAACTAAAGGTTATGGCTTTCAGATCGAAGTTGCTCTTAAGGCGCATGATGCTGGATTTGAGATTAAGCAGGTGCCAATAACCTTTACAGAACGAGAAAATGGCAGATCAAAGATGGGGGCTAAAATTGTTTGGGAGGCTTGGTTTAAGGTCAGTATTTGGGGTTTTAAGCGTATAACTAGTCGCCGATAATCTACATTATGTAAAGTAAGAAAGATCTAGTTAGAGGCTAACTCCTCGATCGGCAGACAACTGCACACCAAATTTCGGTCTCCATATACACCATCAATTCTTCCAACAGTTGGCAGATACTTTCCAGCGCGACCTATTCCAAACTCTTGGCCATTAGGAAATGCAGCATTTTCCCTTGAATATTTACGGTCCCACTCTTGCGAAACCAAATCTCCAATTGTGTGAGGTGCATGTCGTAGCGGTGAATCTTCAATCGTAATTTTGCCAGACTCGATCTGAGCTATTTCACTTCTAATACTTTCCATAGCAGCTAAAAATCTATCAAGCTCCCTGATATCTTCAGATTCCGTTGGCTCGATCATCATGGTTCCAGCTACTGGAAAACTCACAGTAGGTGCATGAAAACCATGATCCATTAACCGCTTAGCAATATCGTCAACAGTTACACCAGTGCTTTTAGTTAGCGGCCTGATATCGATAATACATTCATGCGCGATATGTCCATTCTGACCACGATAAAGAATCGGAAATAATGGATCAATCTTTTTAGCAAGATAATTAGCGGATAAAATGGCAACTTCAGTTGCTTTTGTTAACCCAAACCCGCCCATCATTCTTATATACATCCAAGAAATTGGCAGAATTGATGCTGAACCAAATGGTGCGCCAGAGACCGGACCTGGCCCAGTTTTAGGACCTGCCAAATCATTATCTGGGTGATTAGGTAAAAATGGAGCTAAGTGAGCTCTTGCAATTACTGGTCCAACCCCTGGTCCCCCGCCACCGTGTGGGATACAAAATGTTTTATGAAGGTTTAAATGAGAAACATCAGCCCCAAATTTTCCAGGCTTTGCCACGCCAACTAAAGCATTTAGATTTGCCCCATCAACATAAAC from Candidatus Nanopelagicus abundans harbors:
- a CDS encoding tRNA (adenine-N1)-methyltransferase produces the protein MTDRNFTYGDRVQLTDNKGKLYSITLTSGAEWHTHKGMLKHDELVGLPEGSIVQTNGELKFQIFRPLLADYVLSMPRGATIVYPKDAAMILGIADIGPGIKVLEAGVGSGALSISILRAIGETGFLHSVEIRDDFAQISQNNVTSYFQQIPKNWKLTIGALQDQLFDADYDRVILDMLSPWDCVETASKALVPGGVLLSYVATTTQLSKIAEAIKDSGNFTEPESSETIVRGWHHEGLAVRPQHRMIGHTGFLIFARRMAPGVAVLPRRRRPSKGSYGVTE
- a CDS encoding FKBP-type peptidyl-prolyl cis-trans isomerase; the encoded protein is MRKTHKLALAILPIFLITACSTDGGVDSMTNQGQSPSALPKVGGTKGSKPSITAPSGQAPATLLSEDIFIGSGKEAIATSTLEVHYTLMAWGTGQVVESSWDRGQTATFPLSGVIAGWQQGIPGMKEGGRRLLVIPPDLGYGAQGSAGGIAPNETLIFVVDLVSVI
- a CDS encoding helix-turn-helix transcriptional regulator, whose product is MSAQKTERLINLTLALLATKRYLTKSEIFKAVAGYSGSPETMERMFERDKDELRSLGIEIEVKGIDPLFEDEQGYLIRSETFQLSENEFSKEELLYLTMAANLWHDSALGGDSKAALLKIQSLSGPIESDAVNTPAVRDSESAALLSSAFEAVDTEQLIKFGYKGKERTAQPFGLYTRDGFWYLVAREEAEIKSFKLLRIEGKIVKEGKAGSFKKPPEFDLIKFLSNSRSEQEMQAQVLVRKEQVHVLRSKYSTKEINEEWDLMLIPYIYEQEIIETILWYGTNIIVDSPASLRSEVISRLKVIANG
- a CDS encoding helix-turn-helix transcriptional regulator, with the translated sequence MVDNAANRALRTMDLIPYILENPGVSIIKLAKQFSVTEKQIESDLQLVFMCGLPGYTPYELIDLIFEDGVVSIIDPQVLDKPRRFTKSELVVIALGLQLLGELSASDSARLSKIKLLSNKITQLGGSNSIIFAPSSSKSPFVEVISKAITNKKSLTMQYQSLVKDEVSIRTVFPHNLYFMNGNLYLSAMDLAAKADRVFKVELIKTCEVGDDISSEVVNDSNSTLEVVLDVQKTYKNFIERNSSIITAVEEQKNCFRVHLKLSNLEWLKRSILSNSPGIKVISPSLLAKEVATLATSLLASYQAVKPI
- the tatC gene encoding twin-arginine translocase subunit TatC, with the protein product MSNRRGGKMPLLDHLREFRTRLIKSSLAVVSGAAIGWFLYQPIIRLLTLPFCDLGSSSSPTTGQCGDLYVNGILGPFNLHVKIALLSGIIFAAPIWIYQLWAFITPALHKTERRVTLAFAAVATPLFASGSYLAYLILPHAVDVLLGFTPNNLGNLVRFDEYLDFVLRLILIFGIAFILPLFLVALNLLGVVSGQAILKPWRVAVFLCFLFTAIFTPTPDPITMTLLAIPLCLLYFASGLFALLIDRRRSSSKTDLGTSASPIDKPEKI
- a CDS encoding diacylglycerol/lipid kinase family protein; the protein is MWLLVANETAGKGKALQLANQFTDLLSQANQEFTLINEKSYEKTIEKLKAELSTNFYSKLIAVGGDGLVNLCLQHLAQSGLTLGVIPAGTGNDFARAVGLNKMSMNELFNLFTRTDPIKIDLGHVKSSTAEKWFVQVLSTGFDAEVNSRANKIKWPRGKSKYTISTVRTLARFKPINYKIDIDSRKFDQSAMLFTIANGETYGGGMRICPGASNSDGFFEILLVRPVSRFVLLTIFPKVFKGNHIPHQKIDTYRAKVVTISAPTSAYADGEYVAHLPITVTNVGNALSTWLAP
- a CDS encoding DEAD/DEAH box helicase, with the protein product MTLTPSQNYARTKSLGKFPKTRKFAESFPFELDPFQVEACHALESGKGVLVAAPTGAGKTIVGEFAVDLVIGSGGKCFYTTPIKALSNQKFAELTEKYGESKVGLLTGDTSINSEAQIVIMTTEVLRNMIYANSSTINELKYVVMDEVHYLADKFRGAVWEEILIHLSDAVQVISLSATVSNAEEFGEWLQTVRGDTEVIVSEIRPVPLYQHVLFGNRLLDLFGENLKLNPELTRLERDSYRQVRGNWRDKPKGPKPLTRSEIVEKLDREGLLPAITFIFSRNNCDAAVRQCLAAGLRLTNSQEKTEIRSVISRNMKNLAEEDLVVLGYYEWADALERGIAAHHAGLLPAFKVTVEELFQRGLVKAVFATETLALGINMPARTVVLEKLSKWNGEGHVAVSPGEYTQLTGRAGRRGIDIEGNAVILWSNDLDSTSVGGLASTRTYPLKSSFKPTYNMSINLISQFGSERARTSLESSLAQFQADKAVVGLAKQIRKNESVRDGLYSEAKCHLGNFMEYAQMRGDIKKLETDSKRSKRKRAEIEEEIGAIRKRMKNHICHTCPDRENHSRITERAQRLQREIDGLTERINTRTNVIAKRFDRIKVILDKFGYINNDAIAKSGKMLAKIYGETDLLIAESIQSGVFNNLSPADLVSVISSCIYESRNEEAAKVPRGDIQIALAAISKIYSKIHDAESDLNLEPMRAPDFGFCWASHKWASGQSLTSILKGTDLTVGDFVRSMKQIIDLLRQLRSAAPELQIIIDQALTKIDRGVIAYAGAAV
- a CDS encoding 5'-3' exonuclease, translating into MTLMLLDSASLWYRAYFGMPDTLVSPTGQPVNAIRGYLDMTSRLLVKYQPNRIVACLEGDWRPSWRVELFPDYKLNRLDEEGAEEEPDTLGSQIPILLDVLDALGIPLLGVDDYEADDLMATFSVKQPGPVRIVTGDRDLFQLADDKRDVKIVYLAKGISNHDLVDLKWIQDKYQIPGDRYALFAMIRGDSSDGLPGIKGIGEKGAMVIANLFKTMPEVMQAAAGADERLSANIRKKLLESSQYAAIAPKLVGCALDVAIPEMEISMPIKPKSLEKIIKLKDEFGLGASIDRIMSALNWV
- the lnt gene encoding apolipoprotein N-acyltransferase, with the protein product MNYLYAGLAGLISSTAFAPLSFWPSAFIGLTVWYFLLIKLRLRSRIYISYVFGLGILLPVQHWTGIYVGNIPWLILCFAQAFIFTLPAFFVGKRKKFNQIAFACSFVAVELLLRTIPFTGFGWSRLSFTQVDGPLQFLYSSGGVVLVAFFIALISSAKSVLSLAIISVVIAGLSFLPRIETTNEKSSVALIQGGVVNLGLDFNSKPKEVFLRHLKQTSDSVKVGQVDLVIWPENAVDIDVNRNSEVKNLISEKSAFLATPILVGGVTRSGNNLFNQSFLFDSEIKQRYTKRYLTPFGEYLPLRVMANKISKYANKITDFKAGDRDTNFIINDATFQTLICYELINDSFRDQISSNFLIIQTNNATFGDTAQLDQQLNIARVRAIETGRFIAYVSTTGTTSFIDNRGKVVKQLPKFKSATLFGELNHVKGQTATQFLGKYFEYLAGAFLLLIVLYRKKGSR
- a CDS encoding polyprenol monophosphomannose synthase is translated as MKNVLVIIPTYNESENITALLSLLDRVRNELSSRYKIDILIVDDNSPDKTIDTARSINIENISILSRSMKGGIGPAYLAGFDLGLKNDYQYFVQMDADLSHMPEQLEKLLAVASSKSLVIGTRWMPGGSVVNWPFHRRFISKLGTKYASFVLNLRYKDLTSGYRIVPRQLLEILNLNSIETKGYGFQIEVALKAHDAGFEIKQVPITFTERENGRSKMGAKIVWEAWFKVSIWGFKRITSRR